In one window of Gossypium hirsutum isolate 1008001.06 chromosome A01, Gossypium_hirsutum_v2.1, whole genome shotgun sequence DNA:
- the LOC107918232 gene encoding F-box/kelch-repeat protein At1g67480 produces the protein MPGFVREKKRITEPNMCLSSPLMPDHSKGNHRSPSQATDEIESPLLPGLPDDVAKYCLALVPRSSFPSMGGVCKRWRSFIQSKEFLMERKIAGMLEEWLYVLTMDSEGKESHWEVLDCLGQKHRLLPPMPGPEKVGFGTTVLNGKLLVLAGYSVINGTASASADVYQYDSCLNCWSKLANLNVARYDFACAEVNGVVYVVGGYAVEGESLSTAEVYDPDTDKWTLIESLRRPRWGCFACGLNGKLYVLGGRSSFTIGNSRFVDVYNPEKQTWCEMKNGCVMVTAHAVLEKQLFCMEWKNQRKLAIFNPDDNSWKMVSVPLTGSTSIGFRFGILDGKLLLLSVEGDPGYHTLLYDPNAAPGSEWQTSEIKLSGLCLCSVTIKA, from the exons ATGCCTGGTTTTGtgagagaaaagaagagaatCACAGAACCCAATATGTGTCTCAGCTCCCCGCTTATGCCAGATCATTCAAAAGGCAATCACCGTTCACCCTCTCAGGCTACTGATGAAATAGAAAGCCCGTTGCTTCCAGGGCTACCGGATGATGTGGCCAAGTATTGCCTTGCTCTAGTTCCTCGTTCTAGCTTCCCTTCCATGGGTGGTGTATGTAAGAGGTGGAGATCATTCATTCAAAGCAAAGAATTCTTAATGGAACGAAAGATAGCTGGAATGCTTGAAGAGTGGCTTTATGTTCTAACTATGGATTCTGAAGGAAAGGAAAGCCACTGGGAGGTTTTGGATTGTTTGGGCCAGAAACATAGGCTTCTTCCACCAATGCCTGGTCCAGAAAAAGTTGGATTTGGGACAACTGTCCTCAATGGAAAGCTTCTTGTACTTGCTGGCTATTCAGTCATCAACGGAACTGCTTCTGCCTCTGCAGACGTTTATCAATATGATTCTTGCCTCAACTG CTGGAGCAAACTAGCAAACTTAAATGTTGCTCGCTATGATTTTGCTTGTGCGGAGGTAAATGGTGTGGTTTACGTCGTTGGAGGCTATGCGGTTGAAGGCGAGAGCCTCTCCACTGCAGAGGTGTATGACCCTGACACAGATAAGTGGACACTCATTGAAAGTCTACGTCGACCTCGCTGGGGTTGTTTTGCCTGTGGATTGAACGGAAAGCTTTATGTCTTAGGTGGTAGGTCAAGCTTCACTATTGGAAACTCGAGGTTTGTTGATGTGTACAACCCTGAGAAGCAGACTTGGTGTGAGATGAAAAATGGGTGTGTGATGGTCACTGCCCATGCTGTGCTGGAGAAGCAGCTTTTCTGCATGGAGTGGAAGAACCAGCGGAAGCTGGCAATATTCAACCCAGATGACAATAGCTGGAAGATGGTTTCGGTGCCATTGACAGGGAGCACAAGTATAGGGTTCCGTTTTGGGATATTGGATGGAAAACTGCTACTATTGTCAGTGGAAGGGGACCCTGGTTACCACACACTTTTGTATGATCCAAATGCAGCCCCGGGTTCAGAATGGCAAACTTCTGAAATAAAGCTTTCTGGTCTGTGCCTATGCAGTGTGACTATTAAAGCTTGA